A window of Corallococcus macrosporus DSM 14697 contains these coding sequences:
- the def gene encoding peptide deformylase, whose amino-acid sequence MVLKIVQAGDPVLRRKARDLTPEEIASPEIARLIEQMRDTMRDAPGVGLAAPQVGIGLRLVVVEDRAEYQAGLSEKELAARERKPVPFHVLINPTLVVEDAAPAEFHEGCLSVTGFAALVARASAVRVEALDAHGKPVSLRARGWYARILQHELDHLDGTLYVDRMETRSFTTAENHRRHQAGRSTAELRAELGLPERK is encoded by the coding sequence ATGGTGCTCAAGATTGTCCAGGCGGGGGACCCGGTGCTGCGCCGGAAGGCGCGGGATTTGACGCCGGAGGAGATTGCCAGTCCGGAGATCGCGCGGCTCATCGAGCAGATGCGCGACACGATGCGGGACGCGCCCGGCGTCGGGCTCGCGGCGCCACAAGTGGGCATCGGGCTGCGGCTGGTGGTGGTGGAGGACCGGGCCGAGTATCAGGCGGGCCTGTCGGAAAAAGAGCTGGCGGCGCGTGAGCGCAAGCCGGTTCCCTTCCATGTGCTCATCAACCCCACGCTGGTGGTGGAGGACGCGGCCCCCGCGGAGTTCCACGAAGGCTGCCTGAGCGTCACGGGCTTCGCGGCGCTGGTGGCGCGCGCCAGCGCCGTGCGGGTGGAGGCGCTCGACGCGCACGGCAAGCCGGTGAGCCTCCGCGCTCGGGGCTGGTACGCGCGCATCCTCCAGCACGAGCTGGACCACCTGGACGGCACCCTCTACGTGGACCGGATGGAGACGCGGAGCTTCACCACCGCGGAGAACCATCGCCGGCACCAGGCGGGGCGCAGCACCGCGGAGCTGCGCGCCGAGCTGGGGCTGCCCGAGCGGAAGTAG
- a CDS encoding ferritin-like domain-containing protein: MNDAPDDGCAAGQGLLRRPGRLMPDALRRLVAETWTLRRQEELDAGLRFARLAEALAHLSTPAPLVELARRASEDERRHAGMCELMARGYGQDVMPPVPVVARETAPQALRFEKRVLYEVVAACCISETESTAGLTCVLAVDGPPRVRAVLRDILRDEVAHSRLGWAYLTHASESGSVAFLAPHLPAMLDDSVSPRLFARGAPEADSAALLAHGVLPHARKAEVFMQALFDVVFPGLERCGVDTAHGREWVERRRQSGT; encoded by the coding sequence ATGAATGACGCTCCCGACGATGGCTGTGCAGCCGGGCAGGGCTTGCTTCGGAGACCGGGCCGGTTGATGCCAGACGCGCTCCGGCGGCTCGTCGCGGAGACCTGGACCTTGCGCAGGCAGGAGGAGCTGGACGCCGGGCTGCGCTTCGCCCGGCTGGCGGAGGCGCTCGCGCACCTGTCCACCCCCGCGCCCCTGGTGGAACTCGCGCGCCGAGCGTCGGAGGACGAGCGTCGCCACGCGGGCATGTGCGAGCTGATGGCGCGCGGCTATGGCCAGGACGTGATGCCTCCCGTGCCCGTGGTGGCGCGGGAGACCGCGCCCCAGGCCCTGCGTTTCGAGAAGCGGGTGCTGTACGAGGTCGTCGCCGCCTGCTGCATCTCGGAGACGGAGAGCACGGCCGGGCTGACGTGCGTGCTGGCCGTGGACGGGCCGCCCCGGGTGCGCGCGGTGCTTCGCGACATCCTGCGGGACGAGGTCGCGCACAGCCGGCTGGGGTGGGCCTACCTCACGCATGCCTCCGAGTCAGGCTCCGTGGCCTTCCTGGCGCCGCACCTGCCCGCGATGTTGGACGACAGCGTGTCGCCCCGGCTCTTCGCGCGAGGCGCGCCGGAGGCCGACAGCGCCGCGCTCCTGGCGCACGGCGTGTTGCCGCACGCGCGGAAGGCCGAGGTCTTCATGCAGGCCTTGTTCGACGTCGTCTTCCCGGGCCTGGAGCGCTGCGGAGTGGACACCGCGCACGGACGGGAGTGGGTGGAGCGCCGTCGTCAGTCCGGAACGTAG
- a CDS encoding DUF4139 domain-containing protein: MGTPFTLPVVKVTVLEDRALVERRGEVPLSVGTQRLVIQGLSALAVDRSLQAKVAGGTISQARIRRATKPRPPEAEREHRTALGQRVAELEQELRRVETEEARLVARQRLLDTARADVHRAISEQAGAGQARADTWREQLDTVRREQASADAALLETQRKKKLARERLEEARASHAQAEPWAEARVDVQAELEVGHPTGGPATLSVTYLVPCTAWRPSYRATLAREAAGEAVTLECEAVVWQRTEEDWKDVELAFSTARPTLGASPPRLQEDRLWLRDKTEREKQVVEVSLREEAIQTAGEAGVAQREDALPGMDDGGEPLTVSAPHRATVPADGEPYRVPLFQFTAPAASELVAIPEQSPLVHRVARFDNTGPTVLLAGPVKLVRTHGYVGRAQLRFTGKGERVKLGFGSEDALRVARTEDVARETSRLTGRKVTTHKVRLFLSNMGAQPAPVAIEERIPVSEVESVEIQLLRESTKPAPARVSEEGIVRFELTASPRSQQELAMDYVVTSAAKVAGL; this comes from the coding sequence ATGGGCACCCCATTCACACTGCCGGTGGTCAAGGTCACCGTGCTCGAGGACCGGGCGCTCGTCGAGCGTCGCGGCGAAGTCCCCCTGTCCGTGGGCACGCAGCGGCTGGTCATCCAGGGCCTGTCTGCGCTCGCCGTGGACCGCTCGCTCCAGGCAAAGGTGGCTGGCGGCACCATCTCCCAGGCGCGCATCCGCCGGGCCACGAAGCCGCGGCCGCCCGAAGCCGAGCGGGAACACCGGACCGCGCTCGGCCAGCGCGTCGCCGAGCTGGAGCAGGAGCTGCGGCGCGTGGAGACGGAGGAGGCACGGCTGGTGGCCCGGCAGCGGCTCCTGGACACCGCGCGCGCCGACGTGCACCGCGCCATCTCCGAGCAGGCGGGCGCGGGCCAGGCGCGGGCGGACACCTGGCGGGAGCAACTGGACACCGTGCGCCGGGAGCAGGCGTCGGCGGACGCGGCGCTCCTGGAGACGCAGCGCAAGAAGAAGCTGGCGCGAGAGCGGCTCGAGGAAGCGCGCGCGTCGCACGCGCAGGCCGAGCCGTGGGCGGAAGCCAGGGTCGACGTCCAGGCCGAGCTGGAGGTGGGCCACCCCACCGGCGGTCCCGCGACGCTGTCCGTCACCTACCTGGTGCCCTGCACCGCGTGGCGGCCGTCGTATCGCGCCACGCTGGCCCGCGAGGCCGCGGGCGAAGCCGTCACCCTGGAGTGCGAGGCGGTCGTCTGGCAGCGCACCGAGGAGGACTGGAAGGACGTGGAGCTGGCCTTCTCCACCGCGCGCCCCACCCTGGGCGCGTCACCGCCGCGGCTCCAGGAGGACCGGCTGTGGCTGCGGGACAAGACGGAGCGGGAGAAGCAGGTGGTGGAGGTGAGCCTCCGCGAGGAGGCGATCCAGACGGCGGGCGAAGCCGGCGTGGCCCAGCGCGAGGATGCGCTGCCGGGCATGGATGACGGTGGCGAGCCCCTGACGGTGTCGGCGCCGCATCGGGCCACGGTGCCCGCGGATGGCGAGCCCTACCGCGTCCCCCTCTTCCAGTTCACCGCGCCCGCGGCCTCCGAGCTGGTGGCCATCCCCGAGCAGTCGCCGCTGGTGCACCGGGTGGCCCGCTTCGACAACACCGGCCCCACGGTGCTGCTGGCCGGGCCCGTGAAGCTGGTGCGGACGCACGGCTACGTGGGGCGCGCGCAGCTCCGCTTCACCGGCAAGGGTGAGCGCGTGAAGCTGGGCTTCGGCAGCGAGGACGCGCTGCGCGTGGCGCGCACGGAGGACGTGGCGCGGGAGACCAGCCGCCTCACCGGCCGCAAGGTGACGACGCACAAGGTGCGGCTGTTCCTGTCCAACATGGGCGCGCAGCCGGCGCCGGTGGCCATCGAGGAGCGGATTCCCGTCTCCGAGGTGGAGTCGGTGGAGATTCAGCTCCTGCGGGAGAGCACGAAGCCCGCGCCCGCTCGCGTCAGCGAGGAGGGCATCGTCCGGTTCGAGCTGACGGCCTCGCCCCGTTCGCAGCAGGAGCTGGCGATGGACTACGTGGTGACGAGCGCGGCCAAGGTGGCGGGACTCTGA
- a CDS encoding NADH:flavin oxidoreductase has protein sequence MTDLFAPLELRKKVIAPNRIWLAPLTNTQSHPDGSLSDAELRFLAMRADGGFGLVETCATHVAQDGKAWQGEMGVHDDAMLPGLKRLAERIHQGGALLSAQLFHGGLRANAEVSQREVWSASAYDSDGLRCREATEADIEGVITAFADAARRCADAGFDAVELHGAHGYLLSQFLSTVFNRRKDRWGGSLENRWRLLQETVRAVKHAAPSLVLAVRISPEDAGQAKGLDLDESLDVARMLQREGVDILHLSLWKAALNTRKRPDQHATPLFRQAVGPDMRIVVAGEVRTREDAEAQLARGADAVAVGRAGIANHDWPRRVQRGIPLQVPPLSPTTLHAEGLSDVFVNYMRNWRDFVADSPA, from the coding sequence ATGACAGACCTGTTCGCACCCCTCGAACTCAGGAAGAAGGTCATCGCGCCCAACCGCATCTGGCTGGCGCCCCTGACGAACACCCAGAGCCATCCCGACGGCTCGCTCTCCGACGCGGAGCTGCGCTTCCTCGCGATGCGCGCCGACGGCGGGTTCGGCCTGGTGGAGACGTGCGCCACCCACGTCGCCCAGGACGGCAAGGCCTGGCAGGGCGAGATGGGTGTGCACGACGACGCGATGCTCCCCGGCCTGAAGCGGCTCGCCGAGCGCATCCACCAGGGCGGCGCCCTGCTCTCCGCGCAGCTCTTCCACGGCGGGCTGCGAGCCAACGCGGAGGTGAGCCAACGGGAGGTGTGGAGCGCCAGCGCCTACGACAGCGATGGCCTCCGCTGCAGAGAGGCCACCGAGGCCGACATCGAAGGCGTCATCACCGCCTTCGCGGACGCCGCGCGCCGCTGCGCCGACGCGGGCTTCGACGCCGTGGAGCTCCATGGCGCGCACGGCTACCTGCTGTCGCAGTTCCTGAGCACCGTGTTCAACCGCCGGAAGGACCGCTGGGGCGGCTCCCTGGAGAACCGCTGGCGGCTCCTTCAGGAGACGGTCCGCGCGGTGAAGCACGCGGCGCCCTCCCTGGTGCTCGCCGTCCGCATCTCCCCGGAGGACGCCGGGCAGGCCAAGGGGCTGGACCTGGATGAGTCGCTGGACGTCGCGCGGATGCTCCAGCGTGAAGGCGTGGACATCCTCCACCTGTCACTCTGGAAGGCCGCCCTCAACACCCGGAAGCGGCCGGACCAGCACGCGACGCCGCTGTTCCGCCAGGCCGTGGGGCCAGACATGCGCATCGTCGTCGCGGGCGAGGTGCGCACGCGCGAGGACGCGGAGGCCCAGCTCGCGCGCGGCGCGGACGCCGTCGCCGTGGGCCGCGCGGGCATCGCGAACCACGACTGGCCCCGGCGCGTCCAGCGAGGCATCCCCCTCCAGGTCCCCCCGCTGTCCCCCACCACCCTCCACGCCGAGGGCCTGTCCGATGTCTTCGTGAACTACATGCGCAACTGGCGCGACTTCGTCGCGGACAGCCCGGCTTGA
- a CDS encoding PaaI family thioesterase — translation METRSLQDTVAPEGICYGCGGKNPHGLHIQSYWHEDGVHVMAQHTPDARYCGWPELVYGGLIAMLVDCHSNWTAMAYHYRAEGRAPGSSPAIECVTGSLGVKFIKPTPMGVPLTLRAHVEGDVGRKSRVICEVYAGDTLTAVGDSIFVRVDTAQLKAAAHSRES, via the coding sequence ATGGAAACCCGCTCACTCCAGGACACCGTCGCACCGGAGGGCATCTGCTACGGCTGCGGCGGCAAGAACCCGCACGGCCTGCACATCCAGAGCTACTGGCACGAGGACGGCGTCCACGTCATGGCCCAGCACACGCCCGACGCCCGGTACTGCGGCTGGCCCGAGCTCGTCTACGGCGGCTTGATCGCCATGCTGGTCGACTGTCACTCCAATTGGACGGCCATGGCCTACCACTACCGCGCCGAGGGCCGCGCTCCTGGCAGCTCGCCGGCCATCGAGTGCGTCACCGGGAGCCTGGGCGTGAAGTTCATCAAGCCCACGCCCATGGGTGTTCCGCTCACCCTGCGCGCGCACGTCGAAGGCGACGTCGGCCGCAAGAGCCGCGTCATCTGCGAGGTCTACGCTGGCGACACGCTGACCGCGGTGGGCGACTCCATCTTCGTCCGCGTCGACACCGCCCAGTTGAAGGCGGCGGCGCACAGCCGAGAAAGCTGA
- a CDS encoding MBL fold metallo-hydrolase: MLTEVQAGPYTVRGVSVGGVYTSLQVPELDVVLDVGLPIRSFCGSDRIFLSHAHPDHASGLGSLLGIRRLIGKGAPQVFLPAEIESNIQESLAVMSRLHHTAMEVHTVPMLPGDVRPLGHGLFVRAFRTHHPVPSLGYQFFRRISKLRPEFQSLPPQDIAKRRQAGEALFDEIERLELAYATDTVSRVLETEPSLFESRVLILECTFIDARHTVEDAQARAHLHLDELIARADQFRNEALVLMHFSQAFSPEAVHATLRARLPPALSERVRVFAPDTGRWFG, translated from the coding sequence ATGCTCACCGAGGTCCAGGCAGGTCCCTACACCGTTCGTGGCGTCTCCGTGGGAGGCGTGTACACGTCGCTCCAGGTCCCGGAGTTGGACGTGGTGCTCGACGTGGGCCTGCCCATCCGCTCCTTCTGTGGCTCGGACCGCATCTTCCTGAGCCACGCGCACCCGGACCACGCCAGCGGGCTGGGCTCGCTGCTCGGCATCCGCCGGCTCATCGGCAAGGGGGCGCCACAAGTCTTTCTGCCCGCGGAGATCGAGTCGAACATCCAGGAGTCGCTCGCCGTGATGTCGCGGCTGCACCACACCGCGATGGAGGTCCACACCGTGCCGATGCTGCCAGGGGATGTGCGGCCCCTGGGGCACGGCCTGTTCGTCCGCGCCTTCCGGACGCATCACCCGGTGCCGTCGCTCGGCTACCAGTTCTTCCGGCGCATCTCCAAGCTCCGCCCCGAGTTCCAGTCGCTCCCACCGCAGGACATCGCGAAGCGCCGGCAGGCAGGGGAGGCCCTCTTCGACGAGATCGAACGGCTCGAGCTGGCCTACGCCACCGACACCGTGTCACGCGTCCTGGAGACCGAGCCGAGCCTCTTCGAGTCGCGCGTCCTGATCCTGGAGTGCACCTTCATCGACGCCCGCCACACCGTGGAGGATGCCCAGGCACGGGCCCACCTCCACCTGGATGAGCTCATCGCGCGCGCGGACCAGTTCCGGAACGAGGCGTTGGTCCTCATGCACTTCAGCCAGGCCTTCTCGCCCGAAGCCGTGCACGCCACGCTGCGTGCGCGCCTGCCGCCCGCGTTGTCCGAGCGCGTGCGCGTCTTCGCGCCGGACACGGGCCGCTGGTTCGGCTGA
- a CDS encoding transporter substrate-binding domain-containing protein encodes MTLTRTSLSSARWLLSAAMFLLVACKKEPAEAPAKSPTPAATASTNPEDSPFPEAALAPTGPTTESVNARLKEPPFKGDLPELQKRGVLRVLVEGTDEDFLPRQGMPKAQDRALLERFGAKHGLTVEFLTVDSFDRLIALLREGRGDVIAADLAVTKDREKQVAFTRPLTRVNEVVVGRRGAENLPRKVEDLAGRTVHVRPSSTFAASLQALAKKEAPGLVIAEAPESAEPEHLVWQVSRGELPLTVVDSHLLKAIETYNTDVEGLFPIAKARPLAWAMRLENPKLRTALNTFLVEFALTEYREQRFTGDLDGIRKRGVLRVLTRNSAVSYYLHKGDQAGFDFHLANMVAKELDVRLEIVVPPTFDELIPWLREGRGDMIAAAMTDTAARRELVSFSRPYLYTNEVLVQRAGAPKIASLDDLKGKTVHVPKGTSHAATLAALKGVHGFNVVEEPEDQEISALLDRLARGEIPYTLTDSHILAAEQVFRDDVEAAFTLPGQGEPAGKDGHYGIAFAVRKENAKLREFLDGFVKKTYRGVEYNMTRRRYFESRRKQPPTSLATADGSISPYDALVQSYAARYGLDWRLMVAQMFQESRFDPKARSYVGAQGLFQVMPVTGKELGFTQLEDPEQGIHAGVKYMHQMLGRVAPEIPFKQRLRFALASYNVGLGHVLDARRLAQEQGLDPNKWFGNVAKAMLMLEKPQHFRRARHGYCRGSEPVKYVSEIQNRYGNYVAVVQH; translated from the coding sequence ATGACGTTGACCCGAACGAGCCTGTCGTCCGCGCGGTGGCTCCTGTCCGCCGCGATGTTCCTGTTGGTTGCTTGCAAGAAGGAGCCCGCGGAAGCTCCCGCGAAGTCGCCGACGCCCGCTGCCACGGCGTCAACGAACCCGGAGGATTCACCCTTCCCAGAAGCGGCCCTGGCGCCCACCGGCCCCACCACCGAGTCCGTCAACGCGCGCCTGAAGGAGCCGCCGTTCAAGGGCGACCTTCCGGAGCTCCAGAAGCGGGGCGTCCTGCGCGTGCTGGTGGAAGGAACGGACGAGGACTTCCTCCCGCGCCAGGGCATGCCCAAGGCGCAGGACCGCGCGTTGTTGGAGCGCTTCGGGGCGAAGCACGGACTGACGGTGGAGTTCCTCACCGTGGACAGCTTCGACAGGCTCATCGCGCTGCTGCGGGAGGGGCGCGGGGACGTCATCGCCGCTGACCTGGCGGTGACGAAGGACCGGGAGAAGCAGGTCGCCTTCACGCGCCCGCTGACCCGGGTCAACGAGGTCGTCGTGGGCCGCCGTGGCGCGGAGAACCTGCCGCGCAAGGTGGAGGACCTGGCGGGGCGCACCGTCCACGTCCGTCCCAGCTCCACCTTCGCGGCGTCGCTCCAGGCGCTGGCGAAGAAGGAGGCCCCGGGGCTGGTCATCGCGGAGGCCCCGGAGTCCGCCGAGCCCGAGCACCTGGTGTGGCAGGTGTCCCGTGGAGAGCTTCCGCTCACGGTGGTGGACAGCCACCTGCTGAAGGCCATCGAGACATACAACACGGACGTGGAGGGGCTCTTCCCCATCGCCAAGGCCCGTCCGCTGGCGTGGGCCATGCGCCTGGAGAACCCGAAGCTGCGCACCGCGCTGAACACGTTCCTCGTGGAGTTCGCCCTCACCGAGTACCGCGAGCAGCGCTTCACCGGCGACCTGGACGGCATCCGCAAGCGGGGCGTGCTGCGCGTGCTCACCCGCAACAGCGCCGTCAGCTACTACCTCCACAAGGGTGACCAGGCCGGCTTCGACTTCCACCTGGCCAACATGGTCGCGAAGGAGCTCGACGTGCGGCTGGAGATTGTCGTGCCACCGACCTTCGACGAGCTCATCCCGTGGCTGCGGGAAGGGCGGGGCGACATGATCGCCGCGGCCATGACGGACACCGCGGCGCGCCGGGAGCTGGTGTCGTTCAGCCGCCCGTACCTCTACACGAACGAGGTGCTGGTCCAACGCGCCGGAGCGCCGAAGATCGCCTCGCTGGACGACTTGAAGGGGAAGACGGTTCACGTGCCGAAGGGCACCAGCCACGCCGCCACGTTGGCCGCCTTGAAGGGCGTGCACGGGTTCAACGTCGTCGAGGAGCCCGAGGACCAGGAGATCAGCGCGCTGCTGGACCGGCTGGCGCGTGGCGAGATTCCGTACACCCTCACCGACAGCCACATCCTCGCGGCGGAGCAGGTGTTCCGGGATGACGTGGAGGCCGCCTTCACGCTGCCGGGGCAGGGCGAGCCCGCCGGGAAGGACGGCCACTACGGCATCGCCTTCGCCGTCCGGAAGGAGAACGCGAAGCTGCGCGAGTTCCTGGATGGCTTCGTGAAGAAGACGTACCGGGGCGTCGAGTACAACATGACGCGCCGGCGCTACTTCGAGAGCCGCCGCAAGCAGCCGCCGACGAGCCTCGCGACGGCTGACGGCAGCATCTCGCCGTATGACGCGCTGGTGCAGTCGTACGCCGCGCGCTACGGCCTGGACTGGCGCCTGATGGTGGCGCAGATGTTCCAGGAGAGCCGCTTCGACCCGAAGGCGCGCAGCTACGTCGGGGCGCAGGGGCTCTTCCAGGTGATGCCGGTGACGGGGAAGGAGCTGGGCTTCACGCAGCTCGAGGACCCGGAGCAGGGCATCCACGCGGGCGTGAAGTACATGCACCAGATGCTGGGCCGCGTGGCGCCGGAGATTCCCTTCAAGCAGCGGCTGCGCTTCGCCCTGGCGTCCTACAACGTGGGCCTGGGGCACGTGCTGGACGCGCGCCGCCTGGCGCAGGAGCAGGGGTTGGATCCGAACAAGTGGTTCGGCAACGTGGCGAAGGCGATGCTGATGCTGGAGAAGCCCCAGCACTTCCGGCGGGCGCGTCACGGCTACTGCCGGGGCTCGGAGCCGGTGAAGTACGTGTCGGAGATCCAGAACCGGTACGGCAACTACGTGGCGGTGGTGCAGCACTGA
- a CDS encoding SRPBCC family protein, with protein sequence MTNRQGHGKRTDTASRVIAASPTTLYRAFVEPKAVATWLPPAGMKGHIHAFEPRPGGTYRMTLAYERPEHSAAGKTSGNEDVVEGRFVELVPDERVVQRFEFESADPAFAGTMTMTWTLAPVAGGTQVTVTCANVPEGIRQEDHIQGLTSTLANLAEYTE encoded by the coding sequence ATGACGAACCGCCAGGGACACGGGAAGCGAACCGACACCGCGTCGCGAGTCATCGCGGCGTCGCCCACGACGCTCTACCGCGCGTTCGTGGAGCCCAAGGCCGTGGCGACGTGGCTTCCGCCCGCGGGCATGAAGGGGCACATCCACGCGTTCGAGCCGCGCCCGGGCGGGACGTACCGGATGACGCTCGCCTACGAGCGCCCGGAGCACAGCGCGGCGGGGAAGACCTCGGGGAACGAGGACGTCGTCGAGGGGCGCTTCGTGGAGCTCGTCCCCGATGAACGCGTCGTGCAGCGCTTCGAGTTCGAATCCGCCGACCCGGCCTTCGCCGGCACGATGACCATGACCTGGACGCTGGCGCCCGTCGCCGGGGGCACCCAGGTCACCGTCACCTGCGCGAACGTGCCCGAAGGCATCCGCCAGGAGGACCACATCCAGGGACTCACCTCGACCCTGGCGAACCTCGCGGAGTACACCGAGTAG
- a CDS encoding fatty acid desaturase family protein, translated as MPSPSAPDFDISSVDVEGFHRELKALREQLDASLGEADAAHLRKIERWGRAATVLGAATCWLAPNPLSAAALSVGRSTRWLLMHHVGHRGYDRVPGLPASRTGKGFAKGTRRYLDWLDWMLPEAWVFEHNVLHHSHTGEDADPDLLERNAEGTLRNPERPLALRYVQLALLALTWRASYYAPETLSSLRRKGRRKGGDLTREELKELLLKCYLPYSAVQFGLFPALYLVLGPWASFSAFCNSVMADVFTSLHTFLVVGPNHTGEDLYRFDSKPESRGERYVQQVIGSANYRTGGDLNDFAHLWLNYQIEHHIWPDLPMLKYREVQPQVKALCEKYGIPYVQESVWTRAKKMVDVVVGKASMKKLAQKRQATEHVPAAAPAPAA; from the coding sequence ATGCCGTCCCCGTCCGCCCCCGACTTCGACATTTCTTCCGTGGACGTGGAGGGCTTCCACCGCGAGCTCAAGGCGCTGCGCGAGCAGTTGGACGCCTCGCTGGGCGAAGCGGACGCGGCGCACCTCCGGAAGATCGAGCGTTGGGGCCGGGCGGCGACCGTGCTGGGCGCGGCGACCTGCTGGCTGGCGCCGAACCCGCTCAGCGCGGCGGCGCTCAGCGTCGGCCGGTCGACACGCTGGCTGCTGATGCACCACGTGGGACACCGGGGCTACGACCGGGTGCCGGGCTTGCCTGCCTCCCGGACGGGCAAGGGCTTCGCCAAGGGGACGCGGCGCTACCTCGACTGGCTCGACTGGATGCTGCCGGAAGCCTGGGTCTTCGAGCACAACGTGCTTCATCACTCGCACACGGGCGAGGACGCGGACCCCGACCTCCTGGAGCGCAACGCGGAGGGCACGCTGCGCAACCCGGAGCGCCCGCTGGCGCTGCGGTATGTCCAGCTCGCGTTGCTCGCGCTGACGTGGCGGGCCAGCTACTACGCGCCGGAGACGCTCAGCTCGCTGCGGCGCAAGGGCCGGCGCAAGGGTGGCGATTTGACGCGCGAGGAGCTGAAGGAGCTGCTGCTGAAGTGCTACCTGCCGTACTCGGCGGTGCAGTTCGGGCTCTTCCCGGCGCTCTACCTGGTGCTCGGGCCCTGGGCGTCGTTCAGCGCGTTCTGCAACTCGGTGATGGCGGACGTCTTCACCAGCCTGCACACGTTCCTGGTGGTGGGGCCGAACCACACGGGCGAGGACCTGTACCGGTTCGACTCGAAGCCGGAGAGCCGGGGCGAGCGCTACGTGCAGCAGGTGATTGGCAGCGCGAACTACCGGACGGGCGGCGACCTGAACGACTTCGCGCACCTGTGGCTGAACTACCAGATTGAGCACCACATCTGGCCGGACCTGCCGATGCTGAAGTACCGCGAGGTGCAGCCGCAGGTGAAGGCGCTCTGCGAGAAGTACGGCATCCCGTACGTGCAGGAGAGCGTCTGGACGCGCGCGAAGAAGATGGTGGACGTCGTCGTGGGCAAGGCGTCCATGAAGAAGCTCGCGCAGAAGCGGCAGGCCACGGAGCACGTCCCGGCCGCGGCGCCGGCTCCCGCGGCCTGA
- a CDS encoding FAD-dependent monooxygenase — protein MSTSSPRHVLVAGAGIGGLTLACALRRAGLSVTVFERSEALKWVGAGITVQMNATAALRRIGLCDEVVRAGACPTDSAILKPSGAALTRLPVARIQEELGLPLVCIHRARLQSVLLAHAGAENVRLGRTVTAFHDDGQAVTVRLSDGSSVTGDVLVGADGLRSVVRGALLGDAPLRYSGYTSWRGVCADVSSATPGLVSETWGPGARFGVVPIGFGQTYWFATRNARAGGQDAPGESKARLQSIFSGWHAPIADLIAATDEANILRTDIHDRPPASRWSRGRVTLLGDAAHPMTPNLGQGGCQAIEDAVALAELLAGEGPVDAALAAYEQRRLTRANSFVTRSWSLGRVAQWESPAGRFIRDALFRLVPQGLAARQVRDLVRDAA, from the coding sequence ATGAGCACGTCATCGCCCCGGCACGTCCTCGTGGCGGGGGCTGGAATTGGTGGCCTCACGCTGGCCTGCGCGCTTCGGCGCGCGGGCCTCTCCGTCACCGTCTTCGAGCGCTCCGAGGCCTTGAAGTGGGTGGGCGCGGGCATCACGGTGCAGATGAACGCGACGGCCGCCCTGCGTCGCATCGGCCTGTGTGACGAGGTGGTCCGGGCCGGTGCGTGTCCCACGGACAGCGCGATCCTGAAGCCGTCGGGCGCGGCCCTCACGCGGCTCCCGGTGGCGCGGATTCAGGAGGAGCTGGGGCTGCCGCTGGTGTGCATCCACCGGGCGCGGCTCCAGTCCGTGCTGCTGGCCCATGCCGGGGCGGAGAACGTCCGCCTGGGCCGCACCGTGACGGCGTTCCACGACGACGGCCAGGCGGTGACGGTGCGCCTGTCGGACGGCAGCTCGGTGACGGGGGACGTGTTGGTGGGCGCGGACGGGCTGCGCTCGGTGGTGCGCGGGGCGCTGCTGGGCGACGCGCCGCTGCGCTATTCTGGCTACACGAGCTGGCGCGGCGTGTGCGCCGACGTCTCGAGCGCGACGCCGGGGCTCGTCTCCGAGACGTGGGGCCCCGGGGCCCGCTTCGGCGTGGTCCCCATCGGCTTCGGCCAGACGTACTGGTTCGCCACGCGGAATGCGCGGGCCGGAGGGCAGGATGCCCCAGGGGAGTCCAAGGCCCGGCTGCAGTCCATCTTCAGCGGGTGGCATGCGCCCATCGCGGACCTGATTGCGGCGACGGACGAGGCGAACATCCTCCGCACGGACATCCACGACCGGCCTCCCGCCAGCCGCTGGAGCCGGGGCCGGGTGACGCTGCTCGGGGATGCCGCGCACCCGATGACGCCCAACCTGGGGCAGGGTGGATGTCAGGCCATCGAGGACGCCGTGGCGCTCGCGGAGTTGCTGGCGGGCGAGGGGCCCGTGGACGCGGCGCTGGCGGCCTACGAGCAGCGCCGGCTCACGCGCGCCAACAGCTTCGTGACGCGCTCCTGGAGCCTGGGCCGCGTGGCGCAGTGGGAGAGTCCGGCGGGGCGCTTCATCCGCGACGCGCTCTTCCGACTCGTGCCCCAAGGACTCGCGGCACGGCAGGTCCGGGACCTGGTGCGCGACGCCGCGTGA